The Zingiber officinale cultivar Zhangliang chromosome 10A, Zo_v1.1, whole genome shotgun sequence genome contains a region encoding:
- the LOC122027334 gene encoding AAA-ATPase ASD, mitochondrial-like: MERLESFGKLAEWGSSALSIIFSASTYVWRRIYPYIEITFTEYAGEHLKRSEAYAAIDAYLGDLCRDTAVRIKAMTSNEGGDNVVFSMDDNEEIAVDLDGVKVWWLASKSVPRVTSIYFGRGPPEDPRYYRLAFHHRHRDFVVGQYINFVLSKGKQIAADQRKKKLYTNKSTIGWNPYEQRETLWSHVPFEHRAKFETLAMEESKKRDILEDLDRFRSNRDYYRKLGKPWKRGYLLYGPPGTGKSTMIAAMANHLGYDIYDLELTAVKDNTDMRKLLIETKDKCIIVIEDVDYMLDLWNRRKKVIEAQIEAEKAALVPKASDEESKVTLPGLLNFIDGLWTSCGGERIIVLTTNHYESLDPALKRRGRMDIHVEMSYCSYEAFKILAKNYLNIDGHQLFRKIKRLLAENEVTPAEVAEALMHKSGDDVDTQEVRKCLENLIGILKSKDSKSSSSKISKRRRVIDKSVGVLY, from the coding sequence ATGGAAAGGTTGGAGAGCTTCGGGAAATTGGCGGAGTGGGGTTCATCCGCACTCAGCATCATCTTCAGCGCTTCCACCTACGTCTGGAGGCGTATATATCCTTACATCGAGATCACATTCACCGAGTACGCCGGCGAGCATCTCAAACGCAGCGAAGCTTACGCCGCCATCGACGCCTACCTCGGTGACCTCTGTCGCGACACAGCAGTCCGTATCAAGGCCATGACCTCCAATGAGGGCGGTGACAACGTCGTCTTCAGCATGGACGACAACGAAGAGATCGCGGTGGACTTGGACGGAGTCAAGGTCTGGTGGCTCGCCAGTAAGTCCGTCCCCAGGGTCACTTCCATCTACTTCGGCCGGGGTCCCCCCGAGGACCCACGCTACTATCGCCTCGCCTTCCACCACCGCCACCGTGATTTCGTCGTCGGCCAGTACATCAACTTCGTCTTGTCTAAAGGGAAGCAAATTGCGGCCGATCAGCGCAAGAAGAAGCTTTACACTAACAAGTCGACAATCGGCTGGAATCCATACGAGCAGCGCGAGACCCTGTGGAGCCACGTGCCGTTCGAGCACCGGGCGAAGTTTGAGACGCTCGCCATGGAGGAGAGCAAGAAGCGGGACATCCTGGAAGACCTCGATAGGTTCAGGAGCAACAGAGATTACTACAGGAAGTTGGGGAAGCCGTGGAAGCGGGGGTACTTGTTGTACGGCCCTCCAGGCACAGGAAAATCCACCATGATCGCTGCCATGGCAAATCACTTGGGTTATGACATCTACGATCTGGAGCTCACGGCGGTGAAGGACAACACCGACATGCGCAAACTGCTGATCGAGACGAAGGATAAGTGCATCATCGTGATCGAAGACGTCGACTACATGCTGGACTTGTGGAATAGAAGAAAGAAGGTAATTGAGGCCCAAATTGAGGCAGAGAAGGCGGCGCTGGTCCCCAAGGCTTCTGACGAGGAGAGCAAGGTGACTTTGCCGGGCCTTCTCAACTTCATTGACGGGTTGTGGACTTCGTGCGGCGGAGAGCGGATCATCGTGCTCACCACCAACCACTACGAGAGCCTTGACCCCGCgctgaagagaagaggaagaatggATATACACGTAGAGATGTCCTACTGCAGCTACGAGGCCTTCAAGATTCTGGCGAAGAACTACCTAAACATTGATGGCCACCAGTTGTTCCGCAAAATCAAACGGTTGCTAGCGGAAAACGAGGTTACTCCGGCGGAAGTGGCGGAGGCCCTGATGCATAAGTCCGGCGATGACGTGGATACTCAGGAAGTTAGGAAATGCCTTGAAAACTTAATTGGCATACTTAAGAGCAAGGATAGCAAGTCGTCCTCCAGCAAAATCAGCAAAAGAAGGCGCGTGATAGATAAATCAGTAGGTGTTTTGTATTAG